The genomic region TTCTTGGCATTGACTCTCAAGCTGGCATAATTGAAGAACAGCTTAGTGGAAGTAAGTTCTCTTTAACACTATCTTTAAGTTGATATTGTACCTGTTTTATAGCGAGATTCTGACTTTCCGTAATCTTCAATGATGCTAACTAATAATATGGTGAAATGGGTTATATGGGCTTGCTTGCTTTGTTCACTTCCATGTTCCGAACCTCTAACCCAAAACTCTGATTTGAATGACTCCTTGGCACTAAAGCAATTTCTTGGTAATCTTACTAATGCGCAAATTATGACGACTTGGGCTGACACTAAGAATTGCTGCAATTGGGAGGGTGTCTCCTGTAGAACTACAGCTAATACGAGTAGAGTGATCAAGTTGGTCTTAAGGAGCAAGGGCCTACAAGGAGTATTGTCGCGATCTCTTACTCAATTAGACCGATTGGAGGTGCTTGATCTCAATAATAATTCTTTTTCAGGTCCTATTAACCTTGATTTCACAGGATTACCGAATCTTTATCTCCTTAATCTTGCTAGTAACCATTTCTCTGGCGACATTCCTAGTTCAATTTCTACCTGCAAGAAACTGGTAACATTGAGTATCGGTAGGAATGATTTAACCGGAGAGATACCCATGAGCTTTGGCAATCTTACATCACTTTCGTTTTTCTCATCCTCGAACAACAGCTTGGTGAATTTGTCAGTGGCATTTACAACCTTTCAAGGATGCAGAAATCTTTCCGCCCTTATCCTTACAACCAACTTCCGCGGTGAAGAACTGCCACGGAATTTGTCAGGCTTTGGTAACCTGAAGATTTTGGCACTTGGGAAAAGTGACCTCCATGGTGAGATTCCTGATTGGCTTTTAAAATGTAGGATGTTGGAAGTCCTCGACTTGTCGTGGAATCATTTGACTGGTAACCTCCCTTTGTGGATCGAGCAATTGGAGTATTTGTTTTACTTGGATCTATCGGATAATTTGCTTTCCGGTCAAATCCCAGAATCTTTGACGCATTTGAAGAGCTTAATGTTCACACATTCGGCGTCAAAAAATTCTTCTGTTGATGGAATTCCTCTTTATGTAAAGAGAAACCAGAGTGATTATGGCTTGTTGCAGTACAATCGTCTCTCTAATTTTCCACCTTCAATATACTTGAGTAAAAACCTGCTCAGTGGAACAATACCGTCCGATATTGGAAGGTTGAATCAACTCCATGTGTTGGATTTGAGCATGAACTATCTAACAGGAACAATTCCTGATTCAATGTCAGAGATGCTTAACCTTGAAGTCTTAGATTTGTCGCTCAATAATTTACATGGATCGATACCTCCTTCACTTAACAAGCTCACGTTTCTTTCGATGTTCAGCGTGGCATATAATCAACTGCAGGGGCCAATACCAGACGGACCCCAGTTTCAGAGCTTTCCAAACTCGAGTTTTGAAGGTAGTCCTGGTCTTTGTGGGGGTGTACAAGGTATTGCTTGCTCTCTTACACGAAACAGTAGTCTTGGACCAAGCATTGTTTCTGATTCAAGAAATAATTTTGGTAGAATAAGCATACTTGGGTTAACTGTAAGTGTTGGTATTAGTATCATCTCGACTCTTGGTTGAAGAAACTTGTTTGTATGAGTTGAGTATGACACTTATCAGATGATTGTCTGTTTTGATTTATGAATCATCAGATAATGAGTAATGACTAGTGTTTTTCGAAAAACaccaattcttgtttaagaccgtcTCAACTTAAGAAGGCTCTCAACCCAGTTTACAAAGTATTCCTTGCTCTCTTACTGACTAATGATTGAGAGTGTACTTTGGTGGAGATTTCTTAGCTCGTTGTTACTTACCATTGAAAAGGTGAACACTTTCATAATTAGGTAATAAAATTCTTTTGGTTGAAGTTTAAATCATTCTTTGCTGGACTTTAATTTTACCAAATGGTAGTAATTCTTGCCTGAAATGGCTTTTCTTGGTTTGATGTTCTTGGATCAGAAACCCTATGTAAGGCATGTAATTATAATGATCTTTTGGCATTGAAGCAAATTTACGGGTAATCTCATCTTTCGGACAAATTTTGTCAAGTTGGGGGTAATTGGGTTGATCTGGTCTGTGTCGATAATAGTTCTTTCGTAATCTAATGTCAATTCTCAGGAAAACGTGACTGTGCAGCAGTGCAGGAATTACTGTTTCGAGTTTTATTGGCTGTAGCACAAAAAAATTGTTTTCCTGCAAGGGTAACATCTGCTAGGAAATTACGAACTGTTGATCATTCGAAAATGGAAGCTTGGATTAATGGGTTACTTGAGGCCTGAGGGGCATTCATGTTTGTTCTTTACATAACTAGACTGCGAGATTGCTGATAGCCCGATGTAGTTCACTGTTTCACGTTCCTACATCCGGTCTATCAACACAAGATAGTCCACTGTGGTCTATGAATGCAATGGTAGGTCTGTATTTCTGTTAGAATTTTGAGAGTAAAAGTGTAGCGGACCTGAAATTCACAAACACGAAATTTTGATGAGTGACGGTAAAATTATTTGAATAGTAAAATCCGTCAAGATTGACCATAACCCTTTTAAGTAAACCATCCTAAAGACTTAAACAAGTCTTTGTGCATATTGTTCAACTGTTGTATTGTTTTCTATCACAATCACAACTTGTTCATTTTCATTGTTGACATTTCAATTCTTCCTCTTGTGAACTTGTGGTCAATAACTACTGCCTAATCAATTATGATAAGTATGATGCCGGCCTATAATATTTGAGTGCCAGGGATTCATTGTAATTGCATTATTATCGGTCTTTGCTACTTTGTGTCGACTGTCGACTGTCGACTGTCAAGCAATAATTGAAGATCAGCTGAATGAAAGTAAGTTTTCTCTAACACTATCTTTAAGTTAATATCTGTTAATACTAGATTCTGATATCGCAATCTTCAATGATGCAGACTATGGCATTTTCAACTAGTATGGCAAAATGGGTTATGTGGGTTTGCTTGCTTTGTTCACTTCCATGTTCCGAACCTCTAAACCAAAGCTGTGATCTAAATGACTCCTTGGCACTAAAACAGTTTCTTGGTAATCTTACTAATGCGCAAATTCTGACGACTTGGGCTGACACCAAGAATTGCTGCAATTGGGAGGGAGTCACCTGCAGAACTACAGCTAATACGAGTAGAGTCATCAACTTGGTCTTAAGGAGCAAGGGCCTAGAAGGAGTATTATCGCGATCTCTTGCTCAATTAGACCGATTAGAGGTGCTTGATCTCGATAATAATTCTTTTTCAGGCACTATTAACCTCGATTTCACAGGATTACCAAATCTATATTTCCTTAATCTTGCAAGTAACCATTTCTCCGGCGACATTCCTAGTTCAATTTCTACCTGCAAGAAACTGGTAACATTGAGCATCGACAAAAATGATTTAACCGGTGAGATACCTATAAACTTTAGCAATCTTACATCACTTTCGTTTTTCTCATCCTCGAACAACAGCTTGGTGAATTTGTCAGTAGCATTGACAACCTTTCAGCAATGCAGAAATCTTTCTGCCCTTATCCTTACATCCAATTTCCGCGGTGAAGAAATCCCGGGAAATTTATCAGGGTTTCGTAACCTGAGGTATTTGGAACTTGGGATTCCTGACTGGCTTTTAAAATGTAGGATGTTGGAAGTCCTCGACTTGTCGTGGAATCATTTGACCGGTAACCTCCCTTCATGGATCGGGCAAATGGAGTATCTGTTTAACTTGGATTTATCAGATAATTTGATTTCCGGTCAAATCCCAGAATCTTTGATGCATTTGAAGAGCCTAATGTTCACACATTCGCCGTCAAAGAGAAACCAGACTGATTTTCCACCAGCAATATACTTGAGTAACAATCTGCTGAATGGAACAATACCGTCTAATATTGGAAAGTTGAATCAACTCCATGTGTTGGATTTGAGCAGGAATAACATAACAGGAACAATTCCTGATTCAATATCAGAGATGCTTAAGCTTGAAGTCTTAGATTTGTCGAGAAATGATTTACATGGATCGATACCTACTTCGTTGGAGAAGCTCACGTTTCTTACGGTGTTCAGCGTGGCATATAATCAACTGCAGGGGCCAATACCAGAAGGATCTCAGTTTCAGACCTTTTTAAACTCGAGTTTTGAAGGTAATCCTGGTCTTTGTGGAGGTGTACTAGGTATTCCTTGCTCTGTTACAGGAAACAGTAGTCTTGGATCAAGCATTGTTTCTGGTTCAAGAAATAGTTTTGGTAGAATAAGCATACTTGGGTTAACTGTATGTATTGGTGTTAGTATTATCTCGACTCTAGGTTGAAGAAACTTGTTTGTATGAGTTGAGTATGACACTTATCAGATGACTGTTGTTTTGATTTATGAATATCATCAGGTAATGAGTAATGACTAGTGTTTTTTGAGCAAATTCAGCTTTCTTTTAAAAATCATTCAAGATATCAGCAAGGAAACAATAAACAATCTGACATCATGCATCAGTTTGAAACTCAGATTGAGGACAGCATGCAGAACGGTCTTTGCATTGCTTGTGAATCTTATACTGTGACAAACAGGTCATGCTATGTCCGTTAAGTGATTCACTGTAATGTAAAACCGGGTCAGGTCATTTTGGGTTCAGGGTTGTTCGACTATGCCATTAAGAGGGTCAATCTGTGTAATTTCATATTGACTCATTATCAGGCCAATATTGAGTATTTGAGTCCATTAAAGTTCAGATCAATTACATGTCGTATTGGATCAAATTGAGTTATGGTGGTTTTTTTTAGTTCGGGTCTTGGATGAGACTATTTGTCTGATCATTATTCGGAttgtcgcttttttttttttttctgtttttgacAAGACCGTTTTTTTTACTCCTATTGAAATCTTCTCCAAGAAAACTACGAggaaacttctttttttttttaagccTAACCAGGTTTGAACATTAGCCAATAAATTCATTTTTTGTTGCACCTCTAATCTGCATAATAATATAATATCTCTATTTTGATCGCATATACGAAATAAAAAAGTACAAAGATAATGTCTTTCCTTTCATACAAGATGTTTATTCAATACGGAGTAATTATTCTGGTTCAACCAGGTGACATACAAGTAGTCAAGTAGAGCTAGCCAACAGCACGGGCCGCATGCGGGCTCTTTCTGCACACAGCCAAACCCACACAGCCCGCCTTCCCTCCCTGGCCTGGCCCGGGTCATGAAACCCAAACTCGGCCCGCCATTGGCCCGCCTATTtagtaaaaaaaattacataGTCTAGCTCGGCCCGCCCTCCACCCACCACGGGCCTGACCCGGGTAAAAAATACTCCCAGCCTGACCAAGCCCGCCCCTCCCCCTGGCCGGTATAGGGCCTAGCCAGGTGAGCCCGGCCTGAAGACAACTCTACAAAAAGATTGAAACAACGAATATAACACATACCTTTATTACATAAACTTCCTCTTCTCCGTTTAATTGCATATGTTTTTCAAAATCTAATCGTatattttgaaaaacatataaTAACTAATTAAATGAAATGGAAAAAGTAGATCTTATTGAAAAGAGAAATAACGAGCACACACATATTGCGGATTACGGAGTACATAGTACAAGATGTTAAAGCCACTAAAGTTAAACTCCTGGATATTGCCACACCCCTTATGTCTACTTCCACTGCCCTTCTCATTATTCTATCAAACATTACCATTGATCAAAGGgtataatggtaataataatctTAGACGAATAGCGAAACGACGTGTGACAATATCTATCAGAAACATGCTACATTACACATTAATAGTTAGTTGTAGACTTGTAGGGGACTTGGGGTCTTCTACTTCATGAGCATTGGCATTGTCATCAGTTATTGACATTTCAGGATCGGATTCTAGATCGATAGCATTGTTCTTGAACTTCGCGTATATTATAAGTTGAATTAACCCGAGCATGCACCCTAATATATTCGGTATCTGTAATTAAAATCCAAATTTAAACGTTAGTATTATCAAATACATTAAGTTAAATTGAGTAAGAAAAACTCTTATTCTTTAATAAGAGTTATTTTAATCAATGATAGATAAATGATTAAAACGGATATATGTAAGTAAAACGACTTACTAGTATGAAAGTATTTCTAGGACATGTAGCATAGATGGTCCAAACCAATCCGTTGAGGAATGAAGCTAACGATGTGCTACATGGCCAATACTCCACGTTTTTTGTTTTGATTACCTTCTTCTGCaatgaaagaaaaacaaaaatacttgttcaataaaatttaaaaaatgtTCACATTTAAAGCAAAGTCAGAATTTAATTAAACTCAATCACAAGGTAAAATAGAAAATatcaaaaaaaaataattatttcAAAAATTTTGATGACTAGCTGGAAGTCCGGAACAAGCGCCCTCTCTAGCCCTTTTTTAGATCCACCATTATATTTATTTTTGTCTACACAACTTTTATAAGAGACACTATTTATAcgtctcacaaaaaaaaaattatttcagCTCGCGTAATGGATAGttatttctttttcctttttttttagcTTATACtgaactagtatagatcccgcgcaataaatgcgcggtatttatagagtttttattttactttttagtTTATTACTTGTTCATTCAAAATTTATACCTTAATATTTTCATATTTCACCTCATTAgattttgatatgagaaaaaaattaaaccgcaaaactaataaaaaaattgagtatgtcatgaaatatttttttaatcacaaaattaattatttaattttataatttttcttAAATTATCTTAATGAATTTTTTTCACGAAGCtaataatatttatttattttattgttttatacaGTGTAAGTAtgcgcatcaagtaatttctaaGAAAAATTAGCAATTTTGCATTTTATAATTTAtacctttttttattttattttgattaaatattataattataatttaaaatttaatgaaaaaaatcatGCTTTAAAAGAAAAACAATAATTTAATGGGAAAATCTCATTAATTTCTTTCCACATATAACTATATAAGTATGTGGGGATAAggggattatatatttatattatgTCTCAAAGTATTATCTTTACCTGAGACGGTCTGCTAATAAATTACTTTAATATGATCGGATCCACGTTGAAAAGtcggaaaattggaaaatgaggAAGAGCCAAGTGTAGAGTTGTGATAAAAGAACGGAAAAGATGAGAATGACAAGCAAAGATatgatagatgaaggaaagaacAGAAATACTTTTCAGGGCCTAAATCAAAGTGTGAAGATAATTCAGAGAAAAGAAACAAGTGATTTATCGATCTTTCACGTGAAACTGCAAAACTTGCATGCAAATAACCATGCTTGAGTAAACACACTCAAATCGTACGTACAATTGATTCCACCATTTATGTCAATTTCAGTGTTCAGACTTGCTTTATTAATTATTAAGTTATTTTAGTTACACGATTGTAATAATACCAACCGATGAAATTTGTGTCAAAGATATATGTGTAGGTGTACGTGGCCTTTTGGACCGTCGTCGTACTCCTTCACATTAACCTCCGGTCTTTTTTGTTGTTTTCTAACTTATCATTTGGAAATCGGGATAGGTAAATTATATCCTACTCCCATGAGTAGGGAGTAGGATACTCTCATCATTTAGTTAttggaaaattataaaattaaaacttaaaaccattaaaatttaaatttgatacatttgaaaaatataa from Silene latifolia isolate original U9 population chromosome 3, ASM4854445v1, whole genome shotgun sequence harbors:
- the LOC141646985 gene encoding uncharacterized protein LOC141646985, whose translation is MKTMAFSTSMAKWVMWVCLLCSLPCSEPLNQSCDLNDSLALKQFLGNLTNAQILTTWADTKNCCNWEGVTCRTTANTSRVINLVLRSKGLEGVLSRSLAQLDRLEVLDLDNNSFSGTINLDFTGLPNLYFLNLASNHFSGDIPSSISTCKKLVTLSIDKNDLTGEIPINFSNLTSLSFFSSSNNSLVNLSVALTTFQQCRNLSALILTSNFRGEEIPGNLSGFRNLRYLELGIPDWLLKCRMLEVLDLSWNHLTGNLPSWIGQMEYLFNLDLSDNLISGQIPESLMHLKSLMFTHSPSKRNQTDFPPAIYLSNNLLNGTIPSNIGKLNQLHVLDLSRNNITGTIPDSISEMLKLEVLDLSRNDLHGSIPTSLEKLTFLTVFSVAYNQLQGPIPEGSQFQTFLNSSFEGNPGLCGGVLGIPCSVTGNSSLGSSIVSGSRNSFGRISILGLTVCIGVSIISTLG
- the LOC141646984 gene encoding phytosulfokine receptor 2-like, which encodes MMLTNNMVKWVIWACLLCSLPCSEPLTQNSDLNDSLALKQFLGNLTNAQIMTTWADTKNCCNWEGVSCRTTANTSRVIKLVLRSKGLQGVLSRSLTQLDRLEVLDLNNNSFSGPINLDFTGLPNLYLLNLASNHFSGDIPSSISTCKKLVTLSIGRNDLTGEIPMSFGNLTSLSFFSSSNNSLVNLSVAFTTFQGCRNLSALILTTNFRGEELPRNLSGFGNLKILALGKSDLHGEIPDWLLKCRMLEVLDLSWNHLTGNLPLWIEQLEYLFYLDLSDNLLSGQIPESLTHLKSLMFTHSASKNSSVDGIPLYVKRNQSDYGLLQYNRLSNFPPSIYLSKNLLSGTIPSDIGRLNQLHVLDLSMNYLTGTIPDSMSEMLNLEVLDLSLNNLHGSIPPSLNKLTFLSMFSVAYNQLQGPIPDGPQFQSFPNSSFEGSPGLCGGVQGIACSLTRNSSLGPSIVSDSRNNFGRISILGLTVSVGISIISTLG